A section of the Mangifera indica cultivar Alphonso chromosome 12, CATAS_Mindica_2.1, whole genome shotgun sequence genome encodes:
- the LOC123192862 gene encoding glutathione S-transferase L3-like, whose protein sequence is MAANVAREILPPALDSTSDPPAIFDGTTRLYISYTCPYAQHVWITRNSKRLQEKIKLVPIDLKNRPDWYKEKVYPPNKVPSLEHNNEVKGESLDLIKYIESHFEGPSLFPDDPTKKEFAEELFSYTDTFSKIVVSFMKGDGNEPDAAFDHIETALSKFNDGPFFLGQFSLVDIAYAPFIERFQPFLLEVKRYDITAGRPKLAAWIEEMNKNEAFNQTRRDPKELVEIYKQRFMSQL, encoded by the exons ATGGCCGCCAA TGTTGCGCGAGAGATTTTACCTCCGGCTCTGGATTCTACCTCTGACCCTCCTGCAATCTTTGATGGTACAACAAG GTTGTATATATCATACACTTGTCCATATGCACAGCATGTGTGGATTACCCGGAACAGTAAG AGATTACAGGAGAAGATTAAACTGGTTCCTATTGATCTGAAGAACAGGCCTGACTGGTACAAGGAGAAAGTTTACCCACCGAACAAG GTGCCATCATTGGAACACAACAATGAAGTTAAAGGAGAAAGTCttgatttgatcaaatataTTGAGAGTCACTTTGAAGGGCCTTCACTTTTCCCTGAT GATCCCACTAAGAAGGAATTTGCAGAAGAGCTGTTTTCCTATACTGACACATTCAGTAAGATTGTAGTTTCTTTCATGAAAGGAGATGGAAATGAACCTG ATGCTGCATTTGATCATATTGAAACAGCTCTATCCAAATTCAATGACGGGCCATTTTTTCTTGGACAGTTTAGTCTA GTGGATATAGCATATGCTCCATTCATAGAAAGATTTCAACCTTTCTTATTGGAAGTAAAGAGATATGACATAACTGCCGGCAGGCCAAAACTGGCAGCTTGGATTGAG GAGATGAACAAAAATGAGGCTTTCAATCAGACCCGGCGTGATCCAAAGGAGCTTGTTGAAATATACAAGCAACGTTTCATG TCTCAGCTCTGA
- the LOC123192860 gene encoding CDP-diacylglycerol--glycerol-3-phosphate 3-phosphatidyltransferase 2: MASPFSTNPYRLARHVTTTTPPLPPTPYTNWWRIAPCAHFSPAAHVSSLPNNNNNLPLLFPMFSCRKTCFSSSAPTPSSSLNKAGFSGSNLNPSPPSGWGIVADMDPDNDKTANGGDWYDNSTPSTSMPQQQQQPQSSKVLTLPTILTLGRVAAVPLLIGTFYVDSWWGRTATTSIFIAAAFTDWLDGYLARKMRLGSTFGAFLDPVADKLMVAATLFLLCTRPLEISVFGQVPWLLPVPAIAIIGREITMSAVREWAASQNAKLLEAVAVNNLGKWKTATQMIALTILLASRDSSLGGPWYLVGSGVACLYFSAGLSLWSLVVYMEKISKVLFK; encoded by the exons ATGGCTTCTCCCTTCAGCACGAATCCTTACAGACTGGCGCGCCACGTCACCACCACCACTCCCCCACTACCACCAACCCCCTACACTAACTGGTGGAGGATAGCACCCTGCGCACACTTCTCCCCCGCGGCGCACGTTAGTTCCCTccccaataataataataacctaCCCCTCCTTTTTCCTATGTTTAGTTGCCGCAAAACTTGCTTCTCCTCTTCTGCTCCCACTCCCTCCTCCTCCCTTAATAAAGCCGGCTTTTCCGGGTCAAATCTAAATCCCAGCCCTCCTTCCGGGTGGGGGATTGTCGCAGACATGGATCCGGATAACGATAAGACCGCTAATGGTGGTGATTGGTACGATAATTCAACGCCGTCAACGTCGATGccgcaacaacaacaacaaccacAGTCTTCGAAGGTGCTCACTTTACCTACTATCTTAACGCTCGGTCGCGTTGCCGCCGTGCCTCTCCTCATTGGCA CCTTCTACGTAGATAGTTGGTGGGGAAGGACTGCAACAACCAGTATTTTCATTGCTGCCGCATTCACAGATTGGCTTGATGGTTACCTTGCTCGCAAG ATGAGGTTAGGCTCTACTTTTGGTGCATTTTTGGATCCAGTAGCTGACAAG CTTATGGTTGCTGCAACATTGTTCTTACTATGTACGAGGCCTTTGGAAATATCAGTGTTTGGACAAGTGCCATGGTTATTGCCTGTGCCTGCAATTGCAATAATTGGTAGAGAG ATAACCATGTCTGCTGTTAGAGAGTGGGCTGCTTCTCAGAATGCTAAGCTTTTAGAG GCTGTTGCAGTAAATAATCTGGGCAAGTGGAAAACTGCGACGCAAATGATTGCACTAACCATCCTCCTAGCTAGTCGAGATAGTAG TCTTGGAGGGCCATGGTATCTAGTAGGTTCTGGTGTTGCTTGTCTTTATTTTTCAGCTGGGCTTTCCTTATGGTCTTTAGTTGTGTATATGGAGAAGATATCAAAGGTGTTGTTCAAGTAG
- the LOC123192856 gene encoding ecotropic viral integration site 5 protein homolog — METVIATKSNPLVTFEHKRDAYGFAVRPQHVQRYREYANIYKEEEEERSDRWKSFLEWHAGSSQLPVNGLFSEEENKALLTEADGEVACNNPDKVVEVDDASIKKPSLDNSPENGEVKEEIQSTPGKKPHRILTWTEIRSSLHSIEEMMSMRVKKQGTLSKNEGTGRGKPPPPSDEAKSLKGASEEDSEDEFYDVEKSDLAQDGPSSDSVTAPATCSIAADAAPLESLFPSKEELEVLVRGGVPMALRGEIWQAFVGVRTRRVEKYYQDLLASETKFGNNTEENTSLSDSDYKSSTTDSVCVPEKWKGQIEKDLPRTFPGHPALDDDGRNALRRLLIAYARHNPSVGYCQAMNFFAALLLLMMPEENAFWALMGIIDDYFDGYYSEEMIESQVDQLVFEELVRERFPKLVNHLDYLGVQVAWVSGPWFLSIFMNMLPWESVLRVWDVLLFEGNRVMLFRTALALMEFYGPALVTTKDAGDAITLLQSLAGSTFDSSQLVLTACMGFQNVNESRLQELRSKHRPAVIAAVEERLKGLQAWRDSQGLASKLYKFKQDSKSMLIETNKGAQIINKQTNGNLSRSESGSTNADEVLINLTGDVEIDSVPDLQDQVVWLKVELCKLLEEKRSAVLRAEELETALMEMVKQDNRRQLSARVEQLEQEVSELRRAIADKQEQESVMVQVLMRVEQEQRVTEDARRFAEQDVAAQRYAAQVLQEKYEAAMASLAEMEKRLVMAESMLEATLQYQSGQLKAQPSPRSPHPDSKGNQETMPELPGRKISLLARPFGLGWRDRNKQQGKPVSSDTPTDAKSSDVKSSDEGQSQSSPQKETDGIGAEVKE, encoded by the exons ATGGAAACCGTCATCGCTACCAAATCTAATCCCCTCGTCACCTTCGAACACAAGAG GGATGCTTATGGATTTGCAGTGAGACCACAGCATGTACAAAGATATAGAGAGTATGCAAATATTTATAAG GAGGAAGAGGAGGAAAGATCAGACAGGTGGAAGAGCTTCTTGGAATGGCATGCAGGGTCTTCTCAATTGCCTGTAAATGGGTTATTTTCTGAGGAAGAGAACAAAGCATTGCTTACTGAAGCTGATGGTGAAGTAGCTTGTAATAATCCAGACAAGGTTGTTGAAGTAGATGATGCAAGTATCAAGAAGCCCAGTTTAGACAATTCCCCTGAAAATGGTGAAGTAAAGGAGGAGATACAGTCCACACCAGGGAAAAAGCCTCATAGGATCCTAACATGGACTGAGATTAGATCATCACTTCATAGCATTGAAGAGATGATGAGCATGCGTGTAAAAAAGCAAGGCACTTTATCAAAAAATGAAGGGACTGGAAGAGGGAAGCCTCCGCCTCCTTCTGATGAGGCTAAATCCTTGAAAGGAGCTTCAGAGGAGGACTCTGAGGATGAGTTTTATGATGTGGAGAAGTCAGATCTGGCTCAGGATGGCCCTTCAAGTGATAGTGTGACTGCACCTGCCACTTGTTCTATTGCTGCTGATGCCGCCCCTCTAGAATCTTTATTTCCTTCGAAAGAAGAGTTGGAAGTCCTTGTCCGCGGGGGTGTGCCAATGGCTCTACGAGGAGAG ATTTGGCAAGCATTTGTGGGTGTAAGGACACGCCGAGTGGAGAAGTACTACCAGGATCTACTTGCTTCTGAAACTAAGTTTGGAAATAACACAGAAGAAAATACCTCACTGTCTGACAGTGATTATAAGAGTTCAACTACAGATTCTGTTTGTGTACCTGAGAAATGGAAGGGGCAGATTGAGAAG GATTTGCCTCGTACATTCCCAGGTCATCCTGCTTTGGATGATGATGGTAGAAATGCTTTGAGGCGTTTACTTATAGCATATGCTCGACACAATCCTTCTGTTGGGTACTGTCAG GCCATGAATTTCTTTGCTGCACTGTTACTTCTGATGATGCCTGAAGAAAATGCCTTCTG GGCATTAATGGGTATTATTGACGACTATTTTGATGGCTATTACTCAGAGGAAATGATAGAGTCTCAG GTTGACCAGCTTGTTTTTGAGGAGTTGGTGCGCGAGAGGTTTCCTAAATTGG TCAATCATCTGGATTACCTTGGAGTTCAGGTAGCATGGGTTAGTGGACCGTGGTTCCTTTCCATTTTCATGAACATGCTTCCATGGGAAAGTG TTCTTCGGGTCTGGGATGTGTTGCTTTTTGAAGGAAACCGTGTCATGCTTTTCAGAACAGCACTTGCTTTGATGGAGTTTTATG GCCCGGCATTAGTTACAACTAAGGATGCTGGAGATGCAATTACTTTGCTTCAGTCGCTGGCAGGCTCAACCTTTGATAGCAGTCAACTTGTTTTGACAGCCTGCATGGGTTTCCAAAATGTAAATGAAAGCAGATTACAGGAGTTGAGAAGCAAGCATCGGCCAGCTGTAATAGCTGCTGTTGAGGAAAGATTGAAGGGACTTCAAGCTTGGAGGGATTCTCAGGGTCTAGCATCTAAGCTATATAAATTTAAGCAGGATTCCAAATCAATGCTAATAGAAACAAATAAAGGagcacaaataattaataaacagACAAATGGTAATCTATCTCGTTCAGAGTCTGGATCCACGAATGCAGATGAAGTTCTTATTAACCTTACAGGAGATGTGGAGATAGATTCTGTTCCAGATCTTCAAGATCAG GTGGTGTGGTTAAAAGTTGAATTATGCAAATTACTGGAGGAAAAAAGATCTGCTGTACTCAG AGCTGAGGAGCTGGAGACTGCTTTGATGGAGATGGTCAAGCAGGATAATCGGCGGCAGTTGAGTGCAAGG GTTGAGCAATTAGAGCAAGAGGTGTCTGAGCTTCGGAGGGCCATTGCTGATAAGCAAGAACAAGAAAGTGTCATGGTCCAG gtgTTAATGCGGGTAGAGCAAGAACAAAGGGTAACAGAAGATGCACGCAGATTTGCTGAACAAGATGTAGCAGCTCAAAGATATGCTGCCCAAGTGCTTCAG GAAAAGTATGAAGCGGCCATGGCTTCGCTTGCAGAAATGGAAAAAAGACTGGTTATGGCAGAATCAATGTTGGAGGCTACCTTGCAGTATCAATCCGGCCAACTAAAAGCACAACCTTCTCCAAG ATCTCCCCACCCAGACTCAAAAGGCAATCAAGAGACCATGCCAGAACTGCCTGGAAGGAAAATTAGTTTATTGGCTCGACCTTTTGGACTTGGCTGGCGAGACCGGAACAAG CAACAGGGAAAACCTGTTAGCTCAGATACACCAACAGATGCCAAGTCTTCTGATGTGAAGTCGTCAGACGAGGGGCAGAGTCAAAGCAGCCCGCAGAAAGAAACAGATGGAATTGGTGCTGAAGTAAAAGAGTAG
- the LOC123192857 gene encoding probable serine/threonine-protein kinase PBL7 isoform X2, whose protein sequence is MGWFPCGGKSNKNAKKKLDDQIPSTSDKLSLDVKKEGSKDGGSDHIAAHTFTFRELAAATKNFRADCLLGEGGFGRVYKGRLESTNQVVAIKQLDRNGLQGNREFLVEVLMLSLLHHPNLVNLIGYCADGDQRLLVYEYMPLGSLEDHLHDLPPDKKRLDWNTRMKIAAGAAKGLEYLHDKASPPVIYRDLKCSNILLGDDYHPKLSDFGLAKLGPVGDKTHVSTRVMGTYGYCAPEYAMTGQLTLKSDVYSFGVVLLEIITGRKAIDNSRAAGEHNLVAWARPLFKDRRKFAQMADPMLQGQYPVRGLYQALAVAAMCVQEQPTMRPVIADVVTALSYLACQKHDPETQPPVQSSRMSSSTPRTRREQ, encoded by the exons ATGGGCTGGTTTCCTTGCGgtggaaaatcaaataaaaatgcaAAGAAGAAGCTTGATGATCAGATCCCGTCAACATCTG ATAAGCTGTCATTAGATGTAAAGAAGGAAGGCTCTAAGGATGGAGGATCTGATCATATTGCAGCACATACATTTACATTTCGTGAATTGGCAGCTGCAACAAAGAATTTCAGGGCAGATTGTCTATTGGGTGAAGGAGGTTTTGGCCGCGTATATAAAGGGCGATTGGAGAGTACCAATCAg GTTGTGGCTATCAAGCAGCTGGATCGTAATGGCCTACAAGGAAATAGGGAATTCCTTGTCGAAGTTTTGATGTTGAGCTTGCTTCACCACCCTAATCTTGTGAACTTAATTGGTTATTGTGCTGATGGAGATCAGAGACTTTTGGTCTATGAATACATGCCATTGGGGTCATTGGAAGACCATCTACATG ATCTGCCACCTGATAAGAAACGATTGGACTGGAATACAAGAATGAAAATAGCTGCAGGTGCTGCGAAAGGTTTGGAGTATTTGCACGACAAAGCTAGTCCCCCTGTTATATATCGTGATTTGAAATGCTCAAACATTTTACTTGGCGATGACTATCATCCGAAGCTATCTGATTTTGGCTTGGCTAAATTGGGTCCTGTTGGGGATAAGACCCATGTATCCACCAGAGTGATGGGAACCTATGGATATTGTGCACCTGAATATGCCATGACAGGTCAGCTTACACTGAAATCAGACGTTTATAGTTTCGGAGTTGTTCTTCTTGAGATTATTACTGGCAGGAAAGCCATTGATAATTCAAGGGCTGCTGGGGAGCACAACCTGGTTGCATGG GCGCGACCTTTGTTTAAAGATAGGAGGAAATTCGCACAGATGGCTGACCCAATGCTCCAAGGCCAGTACCCAGTTAGAGGTTTATATCAAGCTCTTGCTGTTGCTGCAATGTGTGTTCAGGAGCAGCCTACTATGCGGCCCGTCATAGCTGATGTTGTCACTGCCCTTTCCTATCTTGCTTGTCAGAAGCATGATCCTGAAACCCAGCCACCGGTCCAGAGCTCCCGCATGAGCTCTTCCACCCCTAGAACCAGAAGGGAACAGTGA
- the LOC123192861 gene encoding protein IN2-1 homolog B-like, translating into MATMKLSYFTSFRLDNSASYCRSSPSRKNIRLLPCSKIFSPSLNRLQKSSLVLLRKDTHSGRVLAAMATGSLQEVLPPELGSSSDPPPIFDGKTRLYISYICPYAQRVWIARNCKGLQDKIELVAIDLEDRPAWYKEKVYPPNKVPSLEHNNKVLGESLDLIKYIDKHFEGPSLLPDDPAKKVFAEELLSYSDSFNGAVIFSLKGDMTEACAAFDYLEKALSKFNDGPFFLGQFSLVDIAYAPFIERFEPLLLDVKKHDINNGRPELAAWYQEMRKIEAYNQTLRDPVELVEVLKRKFMA; encoded by the exons ATGGCCACTATGAAACTAAGCTATTTTACAAGTTTCCGTCTAGATAATTCAGCTTCATACTGTCGTTCTTCTCCGTCTAGGAAAAATATAAGACTCTTACCATGCTCTAAAATATTCTCCCCTTCACTGAACCGCCTTCAGAAATCCTCACTTGTTTTATTAAGAAAAGACACCCACAGCGGAAGAGTATTGGCAGCAATGGCAACTGG GAGTTTGCAAGAGGTTCTTCCTCCAGAACTCGGGTCTAGTTCAGACCCGCCTCCAATCTTTGATGGAAAAACAAG GTTGTATATCTCCTACATATGCCCTTATGCGCAGCGCGTTTGGATTGCCCGGAACTGTAAG GGTTTGCAGGACAAGATAGAATTGGTCGCCATTGATCTGGAAGATAGACCTGCTTGGTACAAAGAGAAAGTCTATCCACCCAACAAG GTGCCATCATTGGAACATAACAATAAAGTCCTAGGGGAGAGTcttgatttgattaaatatattgACAAACACTTTGAAGGCCCTTCATTGCTCCCTGAT GATCCTGCTAAAAAAGTCTTTGCTGAAGAGTTGCTGTCGTACTCCGATTCATTTAACGGAGCTGTGATTTTTTCACTCAAGGGAGATATGACTGAAGCTT GTGCTGCATTTGATTACCTTGAGAAGGCTCTTTCCAAATTCAACGACGGACCCTTTTTCCTCGGCCAATTTAGCCTG GTAGATATAGCTTACGCTCCATTCATTGAAAGATTTGAGCCTCTCTTGTTGGATGTAAAAAAGCATGACATCAACAATGGAAGGCCTGAATTGGCAGCTTGGTATCAG GAGATGAGAAAGATTGAGGCTTACAATCAAACCCTGCGTGATCCAGTGGAGCTTGTTGAAGTGCTCAAGAGAAAATTCATG GCTTAG
- the LOC123192857 gene encoding probable serine/threonine-protein kinase PBL7 isoform X1: protein MGWFPCGGKSNKNAKKKLDDQIPSTSDKLSLDVKKEGSKDGGSDHIAAHTFTFRELAAATKNFRADCLLGEGGFGRVYKGRLESTNQVVAIKQLDRNGLQGNREFLVEVLMLSLLHHPNLVNLIGYCADGDQRLLVYEYMPLGSLEDHLHGMYQIMCQYSHVQISELLEFGFLKYLISSKLVCIKKIQAQEISNIKKNNFLLMFVPDLPPDKKRLDWNTRMKIAAGAAKGLEYLHDKASPPVIYRDLKCSNILLGDDYHPKLSDFGLAKLGPVGDKTHVSTRVMGTYGYCAPEYAMTGQLTLKSDVYSFGVVLLEIITGRKAIDNSRAAGEHNLVAWARPLFKDRRKFAQMADPMLQGQYPVRGLYQALAVAAMCVQEQPTMRPVIADVVTALSYLACQKHDPETQPPVQSSRMSSSTPRTRREQ, encoded by the exons ATGGGCTGGTTTCCTTGCGgtggaaaatcaaataaaaatgcaAAGAAGAAGCTTGATGATCAGATCCCGTCAACATCTG ATAAGCTGTCATTAGATGTAAAGAAGGAAGGCTCTAAGGATGGAGGATCTGATCATATTGCAGCACATACATTTACATTTCGTGAATTGGCAGCTGCAACAAAGAATTTCAGGGCAGATTGTCTATTGGGTGAAGGAGGTTTTGGCCGCGTATATAAAGGGCGATTGGAGAGTACCAATCAg GTTGTGGCTATCAAGCAGCTGGATCGTAATGGCCTACAAGGAAATAGGGAATTCCTTGTCGAAGTTTTGATGTTGAGCTTGCTTCACCACCCTAATCTTGTGAACTTAATTGGTTATTGTGCTGATGGAGATCAGAGACTTTTGGTCTATGAATACATGCCATTGGGGTCATTGGAAGACCATCTACATGGTATGTATCAGATTATGTGCCAATATTCTCATGTCCAAATTTCTGAGCTACTAGAATTTGGGTTTCTAAAGTATCTTATTTCCAGTAAGTTAGtttgcataaaaaaaattcaggCTCAAGAAATctcaaatatcaaaaaaaataattttttgctcATGTTTGTTCCAGATCTGCCACCTGATAAGAAACGATTGGACTGGAATACAAGAATGAAAATAGCTGCAGGTGCTGCGAAAGGTTTGGAGTATTTGCACGACAAAGCTAGTCCCCCTGTTATATATCGTGATTTGAAATGCTCAAACATTTTACTTGGCGATGACTATCATCCGAAGCTATCTGATTTTGGCTTGGCTAAATTGGGTCCTGTTGGGGATAAGACCCATGTATCCACCAGAGTGATGGGAACCTATGGATATTGTGCACCTGAATATGCCATGACAGGTCAGCTTACACTGAAATCAGACGTTTATAGTTTCGGAGTTGTTCTTCTTGAGATTATTACTGGCAGGAAAGCCATTGATAATTCAAGGGCTGCTGGGGAGCACAACCTGGTTGCATGG GCGCGACCTTTGTTTAAAGATAGGAGGAAATTCGCACAGATGGCTGACCCAATGCTCCAAGGCCAGTACCCAGTTAGAGGTTTATATCAAGCTCTTGCTGTTGCTGCAATGTGTGTTCAGGAGCAGCCTACTATGCGGCCCGTCATAGCTGATGTTGTCACTGCCCTTTCCTATCTTGCTTGTCAGAAGCATGATCCTGAAACCCAGCCACCGGTCCAGAGCTCCCGCATGAGCTCTTCCACCCCTAGAACCAGAAGGGAACAGTGA